Proteins from a genomic interval of Trifolium pratense cultivar HEN17-A07 linkage group LG6, ARS_RC_1.1, whole genome shotgun sequence:
- the LOC123889936 gene encoding uncharacterized protein LOC123889936 isoform X2 → MAGTGNDPQKQLLSIIRNFATEKSQGERRVVTLRKQFETLKSELSDANEELEKSKRCKELVEQELKGFELHLFLSEASVQTLEARVSLIQNDMSVVESDLETLKNEEATLRDLFIRNMLDLNAKIRKFQESIVSCDIDFSYSINCRSSTSNYGENDADAALGALESRLSEILSQTTKEDDEFQAQQEIYKNVQRELSDCERKVSLMNMIVIETKELQDLTMLSSKLEATYSSLGEELQNRSICPRCHLDNLEALTASLQANEEN, encoded by the exons ATGGCGGGAACGGGAAACGATCCACAGAAACAACTTCTAAGCATCATTCGCAATTTCGCCACCGAGAAATCTCAAGGAG AACGAAGAGTAGTTACTCTGAGAAAGCAATTCGAAACACTTAAATCAGAATTAAGTGATGCTAATGAGGAACTTGAAAAATCCAAACGCTGCAAAGAACTTGTTGAACAGGAACTTAAAGGCTTTGAACTTCATTTGTTTTTGAGTGAAGCTTCAGTTCAAACCCTAGAG GCAAGGGTATCTCTAATTCAGAATGATATGTCTGTTGTGGAATCTGATCTGGAAACTCTCAAG AATGAAGAAGCGACTTTACG TGATCTATTCATCCGCAACATGCTTGACCTGAATGCCAAAATAAG GAAATTTCAGGAGAGTATTGTTAGTTGTGACATTGAT TTCTCATACAGTATTAATTGCAGATCCAGCACCAGTAACTATGGAGAAAATGATGCTGATGCTGCTCTAGGGGCTCTTGAAAGTAGGCTTTCGGAGATACTATCTCAAACAACTAAAGAGGATGATGAATTCCAAGCTCAACAGGAAATTTATAAGAAT GTCCAGCGTGAATTGAGTGATTGTGAAAGAAAGGTGTCTCTAATGAATATGATAGTCATAGAAACAAAAGAATTGCAAGATCTCACCAT GCTGTCTTCTAAATTAGAAGCAACATACAGTTCACTTGGTGAGGAGCTTCAGAACAGATCCATATGCCCTAGATGTCATCTGGACAATTTGGAGGCTTTAACTGCTTCTTTACAGGCAAATGAGGAAAACTGA
- the LOC123889936 gene encoding uncharacterized protein LOC123889936 isoform X1, which translates to MAGTGNDPQKQLLSIIRNFATEKSQGERRVVTLRKQFETLKSELSDANEELEKSKRCKELVEQELKGFELHLFLSEASVQTLEARVSLIQNDMSVVESDLETLKNEEATLRDLFIRNMLDLNAKIRSSTSNYGENDADAALGALESRLSEILSQTTKEDDEFQAQQEIYKNVQRELSDCERKVSLMNMIVIETKELQDLTMLSSKLEATYSSLGEELQNRSICPRCHLDNLEALTASLQANEEN; encoded by the exons ATGGCGGGAACGGGAAACGATCCACAGAAACAACTTCTAAGCATCATTCGCAATTTCGCCACCGAGAAATCTCAAGGAG AACGAAGAGTAGTTACTCTGAGAAAGCAATTCGAAACACTTAAATCAGAATTAAGTGATGCTAATGAGGAACTTGAAAAATCCAAACGCTGCAAAGAACTTGTTGAACAGGAACTTAAAGGCTTTGAACTTCATTTGTTTTTGAGTGAAGCTTCAGTTCAAACCCTAGAG GCAAGGGTATCTCTAATTCAGAATGATATGTCTGTTGTGGAATCTGATCTGGAAACTCTCAAG AATGAAGAAGCGACTTTACG TGATCTATTCATCCGCAACATGCTTGACCTGAATGCCAAAATAAG ATCCAGCACCAGTAACTATGGAGAAAATGATGCTGATGCTGCTCTAGGGGCTCTTGAAAGTAGGCTTTCGGAGATACTATCTCAAACAACTAAAGAGGATGATGAATTCCAAGCTCAACAGGAAATTTATAAGAAT GTCCAGCGTGAATTGAGTGATTGTGAAAGAAAGGTGTCTCTAATGAATATGATAGTCATAGAAACAAAAGAATTGCAAGATCTCACCAT GCTGTCTTCTAAATTAGAAGCAACATACAGTTCACTTGGTGAGGAGCTTCAGAACAGATCCATATGCCCTAGATGTCATCTGGACAATTTGGAGGCTTTAACTGCTTCTTTACAGGCAAATGAGGAAAACTGA